CAAGCAGCTCCAGGTCAACGGTGAGCGCGTCGGCGTCACGGTCTTCGCCCCCGAGCCCGGCAACGGCGTCGGGGACCCCGTGTCGGTGGCCCGCGCCTCGATCGAGCAGGCCAAGCGCACGCTGCACGACGTGGTCATCGTCGACACCGCCGGCCGCCTCGGCATCGACGCGGAGCTGATGAAGCAGGCCTCCGACATCCGCGACGCGGTCGACCCCGACGAGGTCCTCTTCGTCGTCGACGCGATGATCGGCCAGGACGCCGTCACGACCGCGCAGTCCTTCCTCGAGGGGGTCGGCTACGACGGCGTCGTGCTCACCAAGCTCGACGGTGACGCCCGCGGTGGTGCGGCACTGTCCATCGCCTCGATCACCGGCAAGCCGGTCATGTTCGCCTCCAACGGCGAGAAGATGACCGACTTCGACCTCTTCCACCCCGACCGCATGGCCTCGCGCATCCTCGACATGGGTGACGTGATGACCCTGATCGAGCAGGCCGAGAAGAGCTTCGACTCCGAGCAGGCCATGAAGGCGGCGCAGAAGCTCAGCGGGCAGGGCGGCGAGTTCACCCTCGACGACTTCCTCGAGCAGATGCAGCAGGTCCGCAAGCTCGGCTCGATGTCCAAGATCATGGGGATGCTGCCCGGCATGGGGCAGTTCCGCGAGCAGCTCGAGAACTTCGACGAGCGCGAGATCGACCGGATCCAGGCGATCATCCAGTCGATGACGCCGGCTGAGCGCGCCAACCCCAAGATGATCGACGGCTCGCGCCGCGCCCGCATCGCCAAGGGCAGCGGGCGCCAGGTCTCCGACGTCAACCACCTCGTCGACCGGTTCTTCGAGGCGCGCAAGATGATGATGCAGATGGCCCGCGGCGGCGGCATCCCAGGGATGCCGGGCATGCCGGGGATGCCGGGCATGGGTGGCGGCAAGCGCGGCAAGGCGAAGGCGCAGCCGAAGAAGGGCAAGGGCGCGAAGCGCTCGGGCAACCCGGCCAAG
This Nocardioides dokdonensis FR1436 DNA region includes the following protein-coding sequences:
- the ffh gene encoding signal recognition particle protein, with the translated sequence MFATLSDRLADTFKNLRGKGRLSEADIDATAREIRIALLEADVALPVVKEFVGAVKDRARGEEVSGALNPAQQIIKIVNEELVTILGGETRRLRYAKTGPTVIMLAGLQGAGKTTLAAKLALWLKEQGKAPMLVAADLQRPNAVKQLQVNGERVGVTVFAPEPGNGVGDPVSVARASIEQAKRTLHDVVIVDTAGRLGIDAELMKQASDIRDAVDPDEVLFVVDAMIGQDAVTTAQSFLEGVGYDGVVLTKLDGDARGGAALSIASITGKPVMFASNGEKMTDFDLFHPDRMASRILDMGDVMTLIEQAEKSFDSEQAMKAAQKLSGQGGEFTLDDFLEQMQQVRKLGSMSKIMGMLPGMGQFREQLENFDEREIDRIQAIIQSMTPAERANPKMIDGSRRARIAKGSGRQVSDVNHLVDRFFEARKMMMQMARGGGIPGMPGMPGMPGMGGGKRGKAKAQPKKGKGAKRSGNPAKAAQEAQAAKEKAAAAPSNPFGTPGGEPVDYAQAAADLDLSNDFSKFLK